A genomic window from Cutibacterium acnes includes:
- a CDS encoding FHA domain-containing protein: MSEFLVTLLRIAYLAILWIFILFVTNVIRTDIYGHRVPRNAGEAAVETGRRSKGRRTRRREPAPIPTGLQVISGSRAGTFVPLANGVTVGRGTDCTLPIDDDYASTHHAEFSPGIDGAWFVEDLASTNGTHVNGERIENPTRLSVGDEVRIGRTTMTVTGRR; encoded by the coding sequence GTGAGCGAATTTCTCGTCACACTATTACGCATCGCTTATCTGGCGATATTGTGGATCTTCATCCTGTTTGTCACCAATGTCATTCGTACCGATATCTACGGTCACCGGGTTCCTCGCAATGCTGGAGAAGCCGCCGTGGAAACCGGACGACGCAGTAAAGGCCGCAGAACTCGTCGTCGTGAGCCTGCCCCAATACCAACCGGCCTGCAGGTCATTTCGGGGAGTCGAGCTGGCACCTTTGTTCCGCTAGCCAACGGCGTCACGGTAGGGCGCGGCACCGACTGCACCCTACCGATCGACGACGACTACGCCTCCACCCACCATGCCGAGTTCAGCCCAGGGATCGACGGCGCATGGTTCGTTGAGGATCTGGCCTCGACCAACGGCACCCATGTCAACGGTGAGCGCATCGAGAATCCGACGCGCCTGTCGGTGGGGGACGAGGTGCGAATTGGCAGGACCACCATGACCGTCACCGGTAGGCGATGA
- a CDS encoding FhaA domain-containing protein: MGFLDKVEKSIEGAVSGVFARAFRGEVEPVEIAGRLQRELDSEAQILSRDKSLVPNDFVVRLSSRDYERLVPYTKTLNAEIIPTLRDHASERHYVFNGPIHIRYDLDDALPVGKFTVLTGENHAKAVSDRRAPLVLEVDGVRHPLTPPGLTIGRGSDADIRINDPGISRLHARINVWPQGNDIGLSIEDLDSTNGVTVNGVKVTSTELGDGSRIEIGSTRMLVHSPTRI, translated from the coding sequence GTGGGATTCCTGGACAAAGTCGAGAAGTCGATCGAAGGTGCCGTCAGCGGCGTCTTCGCACGCGCCTTCCGTGGCGAGGTTGAACCGGTGGAGATCGCTGGTCGGCTGCAGCGCGAGCTCGACTCCGAGGCGCAAATCCTGTCCCGCGACAAGTCACTGGTCCCGAACGATTTCGTCGTCCGCTTGTCCAGCCGTGATTACGAGCGTCTAGTCCCCTACACCAAGACCCTTAACGCCGAGATCATCCCAACCCTGCGCGACCACGCCAGTGAACGTCACTACGTGTTCAACGGGCCTATCCACATTCGGTACGACTTAGACGACGCCCTTCCAGTGGGTAAGTTCACCGTCCTCACCGGGGAAAACCACGCAAAGGCCGTCTCAGATCGGCGTGCACCGCTCGTGCTGGAAGTCGACGGGGTGCGCCATCCCCTCACCCCTCCGGGACTGACGATTGGCCGTGGGTCTGACGCCGACATCCGCATCAACGATCCGGGTATCTCTCGCCTCCATGCTCGTATCAACGTCTGGCCCCAGGGCAACGACATTGGTTTGTCCATTGAGGACCTCGACTCCACCAATGGGGTGACGGTCAATGGCGTCAAGGTCACCAGCACCGAACTTGGCGACGGGTCACGCATCGAGATCGGCTCAACGAGGATGCTGGTCCACTCGCCGACGAGGATCTGA